CCCTTCGTCCCGTTTCACCGGCCGGGAATGGCCAATCCGCACTGCAGGTCACCACCGGGTCACAGGGTGTTCCGGTTGCTGCCGTGCCGTGGGCGGCTGGTGGCCGCGTTCGTACACTGGCTCCGTGACCGTACCGCCGCCGATCGTCGCGCCGAGCATACTGGCCGCCGATTTCGCCCGCCTCGCCGACGAGGTCCGTGCCGTCGAAGATGCCGCCGACTGGCTGCACGTGGACGTCATGGACAACCACTTCGTGCCGAACCTGACCATCGGACTGCCGGTCGTGCAGAGTCTGCGGGGGGCTACCACGATCCCCTTCGACGTGCACCTGATGATCGAGGATCCGCGGCGGTGGGCCCCGGGATACGCCGACGCCGGGGCGTACAACGTCACCTTCCACGCCGAGGCCTGCGACGATCCGGTGGCGCTGGCCAAGGACCTTCGGTCGGCCGGGGCGAAGGCCGGGCTGGCGATCGACCGGGATACCCCGATCGAGTCGTACCTGGAACTGCTGCCCAGCTTCGACACGCTGCTGATCATGACCATCAAGGCCGGCTTCGGCGGGCAGCGCTTCATCCCGCACCTGCTCGACAAGGTTCGCGCCGCGCGCCGCCACGTCGAGACCGGCCACCTGGACGTGCGGATCGAGGTCGACGGCGGGATCACCGCCGACACCATCGCACAGGCCGCCGAGGCCGGTGCCGACGCCTTCGTCGCCGGCACCGCCGTCTACGGCGCGGACGATCCGGCCGAGGCTGTCCGGAAACTGCGGGCACGGGCGGAACACGCGGTCACCGGAGCCTGACGTGGAGCCCGCCGGCGACCGACCGGACGTCATCCTCGTCGTCGACGACGACGAGGACATCGCGCGTTTCGTGGAGTTCAACCTTCGGTTGCACGGCTACGAGGTGATCCACGCCGGCGACGGCCAGGAGGCCCTGGAGGTGATCGAGCGTCAGCGTCCCGACCTCGCGGTAATCGATCTGATGATGCCGCGCGTCGATGGTCTGGAGTTGACCCGGCGGCTGCGTGCCGATCCGATGACCGCGGTCCTGCCGGTGATCATGCTGACCGCCAAGGGAATGACGGTGGACAAGGTGCACGGCCTCAGCGCTGGCGCCGACGACTATCTGGTGAAGCCCTTCGACACCGCGGAACTGGTGGCCCGGGTCAGCTCCACCCTGCGGCGCAACAAGGAGTTCCGCGAGGTCTCACCACTGACCGGTTTGCCCGGAAATAGCCGTATACGCCGGGAGATTGCCGACCGGGTTCGGGTCGGGTCGGACTACGCGGTCGGTTACATCGACATCGACCGGTTCAAGAGCGTGAACGACCGGTACGGCTTCGTCCGGGGCGACGACTTCATCTCGGCGTTGGCCCGCAGCCTGCACCGGGCCGTGGTGTCGGTGGGCCTGCCGCCGGCTTTCCTGGGCCACGTCGGCGGCGACGACTTCGTCTTCGTCTGTACGCCGGAGCAGGTCCGGCCACTCACCTCGCGGGTCTCGACCGACTTCGAGAAGGCCGCCGACGCGCTCTACGACACGTCCGACGCCGCCCGCGGCTACGTCGAGCTGAAGGACCGGCGGGGAAACCTACGCCGGGCCGCTCTGGTCACCCTCTCCATCGGCGTCTCCGTCTCGGACGCCGACAAACGCATCACCAGCCCCTTGGCGGCGATGACGATCGCCTCGGAGATGAAGTCGGTGGCCAAGAGCCAGCCCGGTTCGTACGTGGCGGTGGATCGACGGCGCGGCGTCGCCGACTCGGGCGATCGGCATGTGAAGTAGCTCGCGGGGTGGCGACAGGCCCCCCAGAGCGTGTAAGACTTTCGGTGTACCCACCACGCGCTGGCGGGACTCGGTGTAATTCCGAACCGGCGGTGATCCACGGTGCGACCGTGGTAAGCCCGCGACCCGGGAGCGGTTCGTCCGCCCGGTGGACCTGGTGAGAATCCGGGGCCGACGGTTGGGTGTGGGCATGCCCGCAGCCAGACAGTCCGGATGGGAGACAGCGCGCGGGACGGACGGGCCGTACCAGCACCGCCACCTCGGCGTGCCGTGTCGGCCCCCCGGGGTCGGCCGTGCCGTCTCCCGGATTCTCCGCCGCCGCACGCCCGCGGCCCGATGCCGTCGCTCCTGTCGCCGCCCGCGTGCCGATCGGGCGAGTGAGAGGGCAGGCGCATGGCCGGCGTCTCGGTCGATGAGGCGATGCGTCGCGCGGTCGAACTCGCCGCGCGTGGTCTCGGCACCACCAGCCCCAACCCGGTCGTTGGCTGCGTGCTGCTCGACGCGGACGGCCAGATCGTGGGTGAGGGCTTCCATGTGTACGCCGGCGGTCCGCACGCCGAGATCGTCGCCCTCGCCCAGGCGGGGGAGCGCGCCCGTGGCGGTACCGCCGTGGTCACGCTGGAGCCGTGCGATCACACCGGTCGCACCGGCCCCTGTAGTACCGCGCTGGTGCAGGCCGGGGTCGCCCGGGTGGTCATCGCCGTGCCCGACCCGAACCCGGTCGCCGCCGGCGGCGCCGCCACCCTGCGCGCCGCCGGGGTCCAGGTGGACATCGGAGTAGGCACCAGCGAGGCCGAGGCCGGCAACGTCGCCTGGCTCACCTCGATGCGCCGCGGCTGGCCGTACGTCATCTGGAAGTACGCCGCGACGCTCGACGGTCGGTCGGCGGCCGCGGACGGCACCAGCATGTGGATCACCTCCGAGGCGGCCCGGATGGACGTGCACGCGCTGCGCGGCACCGTCGACGCCGTGATCGTCGGAGTGGGCACCGTGCTCGCCGACGATCCCCGCCTCACCGCCCGGAACCTGCGCGACGGCAGTCTCGCCATCCGGCAGCCGCTGCGGGTGGTGGTCGACTCCGCTGGGCGTACCCCAGCGGGGGCTCGGGTCCGCGACGGGGCATCGCGCACCTGGGTTGCCACCGCGGCTGAGGTCGGCGCCGGCCCGGACGGTCGGGTCGACCTGCCGGCGCTGCTCGCCGCCCTGCACGGCCGCGGGGTCCGGGCGGTGCTGCTGGAGGGCGGGCCGCGCCTGGCCGGCGCGTTCCTCGCCGCCGGGCTGGTTGACAAGATCGTCGGCTACGTCGCGCCCGGGCTGCTGGGTGCGGGCCCGACCGCGCTGGTCGACGCGGGCGTGACGACGATCGCCGAGGCCATCGACTGCGAGTTCGTCGACGTTACGCAGATCGGTCCGGATCTGCGGATCACCGCGCTGCCCCAGAAGAGGGAGGGCTGACATGTTCACCGGCATCGTCGAGGAGTTGGGCGAGGTCGTCCGGGTCACCGAGACCGCGGGGGACTCCGCGCTGGTCGCGATCCGTGGCCCGCTGGTCACCTCCGACGCTCGCCACGGCGACTCGATCGCGGTCAACGGCGTCTGCCTGACGGTGGTGGAGGCCGTCGACGGGACCTTCACCGCCGATGTGATGGGGGAGACGCTGCGTCGCTCCGCGCTCGGCGCGCTCGGACCAGGCGACCCGGTCAACCTGGAGCGCGCCGCTGCCCTCGGCAGTCGCCTCGGCGGGCACCTGGTGCAGGGGCACGTCGACGGTGTCGGTGCCCTGCTGGGCCGGGAGCCCGCCGCCCAGTGGGAGACCGTGCGGTTCCGTCTGCCGGCGGCCCTCGCCCGGTACGTGGTGGAGAAGGGCTCGATCACCGTCGACGGGGTGTCGCTGACCGTCGCCGACGTCGGACCGGACTGGTTCTCGGTCGGCCTGATCCCGACCACGCTCAAGCTCACCACCCTCGGCGCCCGAGGGGTCGGCGACCCGGTCAACCTGGAGGTCGACGTGCTGGCCAAGTACGTCGAGCGCCTGCTCGGCCCGCACCTGCCGGCGGGCCGGCCGGCCGGCGACCAGCCCGGTGCCCTCGGGCTGCCCGGCAGCGGGGGACTGTCCGGCGCGACGAACGCGGGCGGGGCGGCCTGATGGGCCCGCTCGGCTGGCTGCTCGACGCGCAGGCGAACGTCGCCGGCTCGCCCGTGCTGGTCCGCGAGGTCGCCGGCAGCGTGTTCGGCCTCGCCTCCGCCCTGCCACGCCGCCTGGTGGCGGACGTCGCGGCCAACCGCCCCGCCCCGATCCCACCGACCTACTCGGAGGCCGCCGCATGAGCGAGCGAAGCGCGCGAATCATCAGGCTCAGCCCGGAGGTGCCTCATGGCGGCACGAAGCGAAGTGGAGTGCCGGCATGAGTTCCTTCGCCAGCATCGAGCAGGCGGTGGCGGACATCGCCGCTGGCCGGCCCGTCGTCGTGGTCGACGACGCCGACCGGGAGAACGAGGGTGACCTCATTTTCGCGGCCGAGTTGGCCACGCCGGAGCTGCTCGCCTTCATGGTCCGGCACACCTCCGGCTACATCTGCGTGCCGCTCACCGAGAGCGAGTGCGACCGGCTGGACCTGCCGCCGATGTACCACACCAACCAGGACAAGCGCGGCACCGCCTACACGGTGACGGTCGACGCCCGGGAGGGCGTGAGCACCGGCATCTCGGCCGCCGACCGGGCACACACGGTCCGGCTGCTCGCCGACGCCGCCACCAGCCCCGCCGACCTGGCCCGACCCGGCCACGTCGTGCCGCTGCGGGCCCGGGAGGGCGGCGTGCTGCGCCGGCCGGGGCACACCGAGGCTGCGGTCGACCTGACCCGACTGGCCGGCCTGCGGCCGGCCGGAGTCCTCTGCGAGCTGGTCAACGACGACGGCACCATGATGCGGGTGCCGGACCTGGAGAAGTTCTGCGCCGAGCACGCGCTGACCCTGGTCACCATCGCCGAACTGATCGCGTACCGGCGGCGTACGGAGAAGCAGGTCGAGCTGGTCGCCGATGCCCGGATGCCCACCCGGCACGGGCGGTTCCGGGCGCTGGGCTACCGCAGCGACTACGACTCGGCGGAGCACGTGGCGCTGGTCATGGGTGAGATCGGCGATGGCCGGGATGTGCTGGTGCGGGTGCACTCCGAGTGCCTCACCGGTGACGTGTTCGGCTCCGTACGCTGCGACTGTGGCCCGCAGCTCAACGCCGCCCTGGAGCGGGTCGCCCGGGAGGGACGGGGCGTGGTGCTCTACGTCCGCGGTCACGAGGGGCGGGGCATCGGCCTGTTGCACAAGCTCCAGGCGTACCAGCTCCAGGACCTGGGCCGGGACACCGTCGACGCCAACCTCGACCTGGGCCTGCCGGCGGACGCGCGGGACTACGGCACCGGCGCGCAGATCCTCTACGACCTGGGCGTGCGCTCGATGCGGCTGCTGACCAACAACCCGGCCAAGCGGGCCGGACTGGAAGGGTACGGGCTGACCGTCATCGGGCGCGAGGGACTGCCGGTGCGACCGCACCCGGAGAACGTGCGCTACCTGCGCACCAAGCGGGACCGGATGGGGCACCTGCTGGACGAGTTGGACGAGGTTACCGAGGCGCCGATGGGCCGCCCGGTCGCCGGCGACGAGATCGGAGTGTAGCCATGGCGGGTTTCGGGGAGCCGGGCATCGACGCGGTCGACGCCACCGGCCTCACGGTGGGCGTCGTCGCGGCCCGGTGGCACGGCGACCTCACTGACCACATGCTGGACCGGGCGGTCGCCGCGGCTGAGGCCTGCGGGGCGCGCGCGGTGGTGGCCCGGGTGGCCGGTTCGGTGGAACTGCCGGTGGTGGCCCAGGCGCTCGCCCGCCGCTGCGACGTGGTGGTCGCTCTCGGCGTCGTGGTCCGGGGCGCCACCGCGCACTTTGACCACGTCTGCCGCTCGGTGACTGACGGGCTCACCCGCGTGGCGCTGGACGAGGGGAAGCCGGTGGCCCACGGCGTGCTGACCGTCAACACCATCGAGCAGGCCCGGGATCGGGCCGGCCTGCCCGGCTCGGCGGAGGACAAGGGCTGGTCGGCGACTGTCGCGGCGCTTGACGCCGCCTTGGCGGTCCGCAGTGTGTCCGTCGCCGGTGGCCATCGGGTCGGCTTCGGCGGCTGACGCCTCCACGACCGGCCCGCTCGCCGACCGGCCCGCGCCGTGACCCGGTCTCCGACCGGCGCCGCGGGCGGACGAGTCCGGGTCTGTCACGGGCCCGGTGCGGGTGGCGGGCGGTCCGGTTGAGAGAATCGGCGGGTGAAGACGTTCGAGGAGTTGTTCGCCGAGCTGCAGGCCAAGGCCACTGCCGGCACCCCGGGCTCGGGCACGGTCGCGGCCCTGGGAAAGGGGGTGCACTTCATCGGTAAGAAGGTCGTCGAGGAGGCCGCCGAGTCGTGGATGGCCGCCGAGCACGAGGGTCCCGAGCGGACCGCCGAGGAGATCTCCCAGCTGCTCTACCAGGTGCAGGTGCTCATGCTCGCCACCGGTCTCGACCTGAAGGACGTCTACCGACATCTGTGAGTGCGTCCCCCGCGTCGATCCTCCCCGATCATCAAGGAGCGCTCCGTCATGCTACGTGTCGCCGTACCCAACAAGGGCGCCCTCGCCGAGTCGGCCGCCCAGATGCTGCGCGAGGCGGGCTACCGCCAGCGTACCGAACCGAAGGACCTGGTCTGCCGGGACGAGTCCAACGACATCGAGTTCTTCTATCTGCGCCCGAAGGACATCGCCACCTACGTCGGCTCCGGTGACCTCGACGTCGGCATCACCGGCCGGGACCTGCTGATCGATTCCGGTGCCCCGGCGGAGGAGGTGGTCGACCTGGCCTTCGGTCGGGCCACCTTCCGCTTCGCCGCCCGACCAACGGACGTCGACTCGGTGCAGGAGCTGGGTGGGCACCGGATCGCCACCGCCTATCCGGGGCTGGTCGAGCGGCACCTCGTTGAACTGGGCGTCAAGGCCGACGTGATCCGCCTGGACGGCGCAGTGGAGAACGCCATCCGGCTGGGTGTCGCCGACGTGGTCGCCGACGTGGTGGAGACCGGTGCCACGCTGCGACAGGCCGGTCTGGTGGTGTTCGGCGAGCCGCTGCTGCGTTCCTCGGCGGTGCTGGTCCGCCGGGCCGACGCGCCGACCCACCCGCAGTGCGAGCAGCTCCTGCGTCGGCTGCACGGGGTGCTCGTGGCCCGGCGCTACGTGATGCTCGCCTACGACGTCCCGGCGGCCCTGCTGGACCGGGCCAGCTCGCTGACCCCGGGCATCGAGTCGCCGACCGTGTCCCCGCTGCACCGGGAGGGTTGGGTCGCCGTGCAGGCAATGGTGCTCCGCGAACACGTGCACCGGATCATGGACGAGTTGTATGAGCTCGGCGCCCGCGCGATTCTCGTCACGAACATCCACGCCTGCCGGCTGTGAACCCTGCGGGATCCATGGTGATCGGTTGACCTCCGGCCACCGCGGGTCGGCTCGCCGGCAACGGGTCACCCGGCGGAGACCCACTCCGGGGTATGCGTGGCAGGGGCGGGTCGGCCCGGGCGGGATGGCAGACTGATGGGGTGAGCGAAACCGAGTCGATCCGTATCCGGCCCCACCGCATCCGGCTGGTCTGCTGGGCCTCGGCGGCCGCGTTGGTCGTGGTGTTCAGCGTGCTGGCCACGTCGCTGACCGGTCCGACCGGCAACGGCTACGGCAGCTTCCAGCGGGGTGATCAGCTCGCCATGATCGGCCTCGGTGTCTTCGGCGCGCTCGGCGTCCTGCTGTTCACCCGTCCGATGGTGCAGGCCGACGCGCGTCGCGTCCGGGTGCGCAACGTGATCGGCTCGTACGAGCTGCCCTGGGAGGTCGTGCGGGGGGTCCGCTTCGACCGGGGTGCGCCCTGGGCGAGCCTGGAACTGCACGACGACGACCTGCTGCCGATGGTGGCCCTCCAGGCCGCCGACAAGGAGCTGGCCGTCGAGGGGGTTCGGGCGCTGCGCCGCCTGCACCAGGCCCATCTGACCGACCAGGCCGAGCGCACCCCCGGTCGCTGACCCACCACCGCCCCGCTCGGTTCCACGGCAGGGGCCGCAACGCGCGGTCAAGGCGTGCGCTCCCGCAGCGGGCTCGGGTTCGGGTTCGGCTGCTCGCCTCGGATGCTGGACGACGTCCCCGGGAGGCTGGACCGGGCGGGCCCGGGTCCTCTCCCGCCGCCCGGTTTGGGGAGGCCGCGACGGGGGTGTAGTGTTGTGGGGTCGACCAGGCTGTCCGCGGGTGCGCGGCGGTCATGAAAGTGGAGCGCCCTGCTCCCACCCGAGTCGCCGCACCGGTGGCCGGGTCCGGTCATCGGTTCCGGGCACGTCCCGGTTCCGGATGCGCGATCCTGTGATCGTGCCGACCGGTCGAGCGGGCCCTGGCATGTGCTGGGGCCTTCTGCTTTCCGGGGTCGGCTCCCATCCGGGAGCCGCGGGGTCGGCCACGCAGGAAGAATCGACTCGAGGAGGCCCCATCAGCGTCGAACCACGCGTGAACGAGCAGATCCGGGCACGTGAGGTCCGACTGGTCGGCCCTGAAGGTGAGCAGGTGGGCATCGTCCCGCTGGAGCGCGCCCTTCAGCTGGCCGCGGACGTCGACCTGGACCTGGTCGAGGTTGCGCCGATGGCGCGCCCACCGGTGTGCAAGCTCATGGACTTCGGCAAGTTCAAGTATGAGAGCGCACTGAAGGCGCGCGAAGCGCGGCGTAACCAGCAGCAGACCGTCATCAAGGAGATGAAGCTCCGGCCAAAGATCGACCCGCACGACTACGAGACCAAGAAGGGTCACGTGGTGCGGTTCCTCAAGGCCGGCGACAAGGTCAAGGTGACGATCATGTTCCGCGGTCGGGAGCAGAGCCGCCCGGAGCTGGGGTACCGGCTCCTGCGCCGACTCGAGTCCGAGATCTCGGAGCTGGGGTACGTCGAGGCCGCGCCGAAGCAGGACGGCCGAAATATGATCATGGTGCTTGCGCCGCACCGCGCCACCAAGGCCGCCGCCACGGCGGCCCGCGGTAGCGCACTGCCGCGGGGCGAGCGGGAATCCGGCGCCGCCGAGGCGCCGCCGGCCGAGGCGGCCGGGCCCGCCGGGAGCACCGGCGAGTAACAGGGGAGAAGACGTTCCACATGCCGAAGATGAAGAGCCACACCGGGATGGGTAAGCGCGTCCGGCTGACCGGCAAGGGCAAGGTCGTTGCCCAGCAGGCCGGCCTGCGTCACAACCTGGAGAAGAAGCCCTCCACCCGGACCCGCCGGCTGACCGGCACCGTCGAGCTGGCCAAGGCTGACGTGAAGCGCATCAAGAAGCTGCTCGGCCGCTGACGCGCGCCACCTGAACCGACGAAGGAGTTGAGATGGCACGCGTCAAGCGGGCTGTGAACGCCCAGAAGAAGCGCCGTACCCTGCTGGAGACCGCGAGCGGCTACCGCGGTCAGCGCTCCCGCCTGTACCGCAAGGCCAAGGAGCAGGTGCTGCACTCGATGCAGTACGCCTACCGGGACCGTCGCGACCGCAAGGGTGACTTCCGGCAGCTGTGGATCCAGCGGATCAACGCGGGCGCCCGCGCCAACGGGATGACCTACAACCGCCTGATCCAGGGACTGCGCCTGGCCGGCATCGAGGTCGACCGGAAGATCCTGGCCGACCTGGCCGTCAACGACGCCGCCGCGTTCGCGGCGATCGTCGAACTGGCCCGCGCCGCCGTGGCGGAGCAGGGCACCGGTGGCGCCGCGGCCCAGGCCGCCTGACCACCGCCCACGGTCGGATCGAGGCGTCTCCCATGCAGCCAGTACCGCGCGGGAGGCGCCTCGACGCCGTCTTGGGGCCGTTCACCCCGCGTACCCCGCGGGTCGTGGCCGCCCGCCGGCTTCAGCGCCGCCGCGACCGCGAGGCCACCGGCCGGTTCCTGACCGAGGGACCGCAGGCCGTCCGGGAAGCCCTCGCCCGGCCCCGCACGGTCCTGGAGCTCTTCGGCACGCCGGCGGCCCTCGACCGGTACTCGGATCTGGCCGCCCGGGCGGCCGCCGACGACGTTCCGGTCTCCGAGGTCACCGCGGAGGCGCTCGCCGCGCTCACCGAGACCGTCGCCCCGCAGGGCCTGGTAGCGGTGTGCCGGCACCTCGACGTGCCCCTGGACGCCGCCCTCGGGCGCCAGCCGCGGCTGGTCGCGGTCCTTGCCGGCATCCGCGACCCGGGTAACGCCGGCACCGTCCTGCGTACCGCCGACGCGGCCGGCGCGCAGACGGTCGTCTTCGCCGGCGAAGCCGTCGACCCCTACAACGGCAAGGCCGTGCGGGCGTCGGCCGGCAGCCTCTTCCACGTTGACGTGGTACGCGCGCCCGACTCCCTTGTGGTGGTCGGCGCGCTGCGGGCCGCCGGGCTCGCCGTGCTGGCCACCACCGGGTCCGGCGCGGCCGACCTGGACGACCTCGCCGACGCCGGCCGGCTGGTCGCTCCCACCGCGTGGCTTTTCGGCTCAGAGGCGCACGGGCTGCCCGAGGAACTGACCGCCGCCGCCGATGCCCGGGTCCGGGTGCCGCTGCACGGACGTGCCGAGAGCCTGAACCTGGCTGCGGCCGCGGCGGTGTGCCTGTACGCTTCAGCGAGAGCGCAGCGACGGCCGTCGAGTGGTCGCGCGGCCGAGACTGCAGGGGAGAGCAGCCGCCCATGAACGCGCCACGGCGTTCGTTTAGCCAGCCCGCCGGTGCCGGCGGGCGGCGGGCCTGACCTGCTCTCCGCACAACTCCCACCGGCGGGCTGCGGCACAGCCGCGCGTCCGTAGACTCGCCTCGCCGCCCGACAAGGGCCGGCGCCGCCGTGAGGGAGTGCCCGTACGCCATGACCTACCGCAACGACCCCTACGACCCGAAGCAGGCCGCCCTGCTCGACCCGGCCGCCCTGGCCGATGCCGTCGCCACCGCCGAGAAGGCGTTCACCGATGCCGCCGGCCCGGACGCCTTGGCCGCGCTGCGCCCCGCGCACCTCGGCGACCGGGCGCCGGTCTCGCTTGCCCGCCGTGAGATCGGCGGGCTGCCGCCGGCCGCCAAGGCCGACGCCGGCAAGCGGGTCAACGAGGCCCGGCGGGCGATCGAGAGCGCCTACGCCGCCCGCGCCGACGTGCTGGAGCGCGAGCAGACCGAGCGGATGCTGGTCGAGGAACGGGTCGACGTGACCCTGCCGTACGATCGGCGCCCGCGGGGCGCCCGCCACCCGGTCAGCACCCTGATGGAGCAGATCAGCGACTTCTTCGTCGGGATGGGCTACGAGGTGGCCGAGGGACCCGAGGTTGAGCTGGAGTGGACCAACTTCGACGCGCTCAACATCGGCCCGGACCACCCGGCACGCGGTCTGATGGACACCTTCCACGTCGCGCCGGAGAACTCCGGCCTGGTGCTGCGCACGCACACCTCGCCGGTGCAGGCGCGGACGATGCTGACCCGCAAGCCACCGATCTACGTGATCTGCCCGGGCCGGGTCTACCGCACCGACGAGTTGGACGCCACCCACGCGCCGGTCTTCCACCAGGTTGAGGGCCTGGTGGTCGACAAGGGAGTCACGATGGCGCACCTGCGCGGCACCCTGGACCACTTCGCCCGAGCGATGTTCGGCCCGGAGGCGAGGACCCGCTTTCGGCCGCACTACTTTCCGTTCACCGAACCGTCGGCGGAGTTCGACGTGTGGTTCCCGGAGCACCGCAAGGGCGCGCGGTGGGTCGAGTGGGGCGGCTGCGGCATGGTGAACCCGCGGGTGCTGCGGGCCTGCGGCATCGACCCGGAGGTCTACTCCGGATTCGCCTTCGGGATGGGCATCGACCGGACGGTCATGTTCCGCCACGGCGTCGGCGACATGCGGGACATGGTCGAGGGCGACGTCCGGTTCACCCGGGCGTTCGGGTACGGGGCGTGAGCGGCTTGCGAGCACGAGTAACGGAGACGGTGGTCTGAGTCATGCGAGTTTCTGTCAGTTGGCTGCGCGAGCACGTCGACCTGCCGACCCACCTGGCCCCGGCCGATGTGGAGCAGGCTCTGGTGAACCTCGGCCTCGAGGTCGAGTCCATCGTGGATTTGGGCGAGACGGTCACCGGGTCGCTGGTGGTGGGTGCGGTCCGCGAGATCGAGGAGCTGACCGGCTTCAAGAAGCCGATCCGGTTCTGCCTCGTCGACGTGGGCGGCGCCAACGGCACCGGCGAACTCCAGGAGATCGTTTGCGGCGCGCGGAATTTCGCCGTCGGTGACCGGGTGGTGGTGATCCTGCCCGGCGGCGTGCTGCCCGGCAACTTCGCCATCGGGGCGCGCAAGACGTACGGGCGCAACTCCAGCGGCATGATCTGCTCGGCGAAGGAACTGGGTCTGGGCGACGACCACGCGGGCATCATCGTGCTACCCGCGTCCAGCCCGGCCGAGCCGGGCGACGACGCCCGGCCGGCGGTCGGGCTCGACGACGTGGTGGTCGAGGTCGAGCTGACCCCGGACCGCGGCTACCAGATGTCGGTGCGCGGCATCGCCCGCGAGCTGGCCCAAGCCCTCGGGGTGCCGTTCCGCGACCCGGGGCTCGCGCCCGCGCCGGGCGCGACCGAGCAGCCGGCGTACCCGGTCGAGGTGCGGGACCCGGTCGGTTGCGACCGGTTCGCCGCCCGGATGGTCCGCGGTGTCGACCCGGCCGCGCCGTCGCCCGCCTGGATGGTGCGGCGGCTCACCACCGCCGGGATCCGGAGCCTCTCGCTTCCGGTGGACATCACCAACTACGTGATGCTCGAGCTGGGTCAGCCGATGCACGCGTTCGACGCCGACCGGATCGCCGGCCCGCTGGTGGTTCGCCGTGCCGAGTCGGGCGAGAAGCTGACCACCCTGGACGGTGTCTCCCGGGCACTCGTCGGGGAGGACATGGTGATCTGCGACGCCGGGCTGCCGAACCCCGTCGCGGGTGACGGCGCCGGCGCCCCGATCTCGCTCGCCGCGGTGATGGGTGGGGAGAACAGCGAGGTGGTCGGGGGCACCACGAACGTGCTCTTCGAGGCCGCCCACTGGGATCCGGTGACGGTCGGGCGCACCGCCCGCCGGCACAAGCTGTTCAGCGAGGCCGCGAAGCGCTGGGAGCGGGGGGTCGATCCGGCGCTGCCGTTGGTCGCCATCGAGCGGGCGGT
The sequence above is a segment of the Micromonospora sp. WMMA1363 genome. Coding sequences within it:
- the rpe gene encoding ribulose-phosphate 3-epimerase, with the protein product MTVPPPIVAPSILAADFARLADEVRAVEDAADWLHVDVMDNHFVPNLTIGLPVVQSLRGATTIPFDVHLMIEDPRRWAPGYADAGAYNVTFHAEACDDPVALAKDLRSAGAKAGLAIDRDTPIESYLELLPSFDTLLIMTIKAGFGGQRFIPHLLDKVRAARRHVETGHLDVRIEVDGGITADTIAQAAEAGADAFVAGTAVYGADDPAEAVRKLRARAEHAVTGA
- a CDS encoding response regulator, producing MEPAGDRPDVILVVDDDEDIARFVEFNLRLHGYEVIHAGDGQEALEVIERQRPDLAVIDLMMPRVDGLELTRRLRADPMTAVLPVIMLTAKGMTVDKVHGLSAGADDYLVKPFDTAELVARVSSTLRRNKEFREVSPLTGLPGNSRIRREIADRVRVGSDYAVGYIDIDRFKSVNDRYGFVRGDDFISALARSLHRAVVSVGLPPAFLGHVGGDDFVFVCTPEQVRPLTSRVSTDFEKAADALYDTSDAARGYVELKDRRGNLRRAALVTLSIGVSVSDADKRITSPLAAMTIASEMKSVAKSQPGSYVAVDRRRGVADSGDRHVK
- the ribD gene encoding bifunctional diaminohydroxyphosphoribosylaminopyrimidine deaminase/5-amino-6-(5-phosphoribosylamino)uracil reductase RibD, with protein sequence MAGVSVDEAMRRAVELAARGLGTTSPNPVVGCVLLDADGQIVGEGFHVYAGGPHAEIVALAQAGERARGGTAVVTLEPCDHTGRTGPCSTALVQAGVARVVIAVPDPNPVAAGGAATLRAAGVQVDIGVGTSEAEAGNVAWLTSMRRGWPYVIWKYAATLDGRSAAADGTSMWITSEAARMDVHALRGTVDAVIVGVGTVLADDPRLTARNLRDGSLAIRQPLRVVVDSAGRTPAGARVRDGASRTWVATAAEVGAGPDGRVDLPALLAALHGRGVRAVLLEGGPRLAGAFLAAGLVDKIVGYVAPGLLGAGPTALVDAGVTTIAEAIDCEFVDVTQIGPDLRITALPQKREG
- a CDS encoding riboflavin synthase — translated: MFTGIVEELGEVVRVTETAGDSALVAIRGPLVTSDARHGDSIAVNGVCLTVVEAVDGTFTADVMGETLRRSALGALGPGDPVNLERAAALGSRLGGHLVQGHVDGVGALLGREPAAQWETVRFRLPAALARYVVEKGSITVDGVSLTVADVGPDWFSVGLIPTTLKLTTLGARGVGDPVNLEVDVLAKYVERLLGPHLPAGRPAGDQPGALGLPGSGGLSGATNAGGAA
- a CDS encoding bifunctional 3,4-dihydroxy-2-butanone-4-phosphate synthase/GTP cyclohydrolase II, whose product is MSSFASIEQAVADIAAGRPVVVVDDADRENEGDLIFAAELATPELLAFMVRHTSGYICVPLTESECDRLDLPPMYHTNQDKRGTAYTVTVDAREGVSTGISAADRAHTVRLLADAATSPADLARPGHVVPLRAREGGVLRRPGHTEAAVDLTRLAGLRPAGVLCELVNDDGTMMRVPDLEKFCAEHALTLVTIAELIAYRRRTEKQVELVADARMPTRHGRFRALGYRSDYDSAEHVALVMGEIGDGRDVLVRVHSECLTGDVFGSVRCDCGPQLNAALERVAREGRGVVLYVRGHEGRGIGLLHKLQAYQLQDLGRDTVDANLDLGLPADARDYGTGAQILYDLGVRSMRLLTNNPAKRAGLEGYGLTVIGREGLPVRPHPENVRYLRTKRDRMGHLLDELDEVTEAPMGRPVAGDEIGV
- the ribH gene encoding 6,7-dimethyl-8-ribityllumazine synthase, coding for MAGFGEPGIDAVDATGLTVGVVAARWHGDLTDHMLDRAVAAAEACGARAVVARVAGSVELPVVAQALARRCDVVVALGVVVRGATAHFDHVCRSVTDGLTRVALDEGKPVAHGVLTVNTIEQARDRAGLPGSAEDKGWSATVAALDAALAVRSVSVAGGHRVGFGG
- a CDS encoding phosphoribosyl-ATP diphosphatase, with the translated sequence MKTFEELFAELQAKATAGTPGSGTVAALGKGVHFIGKKVVEEAAESWMAAEHEGPERTAEEISQLLYQVQVLMLATGLDLKDVYRHL
- the hisG gene encoding ATP phosphoribosyltransferase, with the protein product MLRVAVPNKGALAESAAQMLREAGYRQRTEPKDLVCRDESNDIEFFYLRPKDIATYVGSGDLDVGITGRDLLIDSGAPAEEVVDLAFGRATFRFAARPTDVDSVQELGGHRIATAYPGLVERHLVELGVKADVIRLDGAVENAIRLGVADVVADVVETGATLRQAGLVVFGEPLLRSSAVLVRRADAPTHPQCEQLLRRLHGVLVARRYVMLAYDVPAALLDRASSLTPGIESPTVSPLHREGWVAVQAMVLREHVHRIMDELYELGARAILVTNIHACRL
- a CDS encoding PH domain-containing protein, which translates into the protein MSETESIRIRPHRIRLVCWASAAALVVVFSVLATSLTGPTGNGYGSFQRGDQLAMIGLGVFGALGVLLFTRPMVQADARRVRVRNVIGSYELPWEVVRGVRFDRGAPWASLELHDDDLLPMVALQAADKELAVEGVRALRRLHQAHLTDQAERTPGR